The region AACAGCTCAGTTGCATTTTTGGTCAAATCTTCCGGCAGTGTGATGCCCAGATTCCCGGCCACCCGTGTATTGCCGTAGAAGGCGGCTTCCTTTATGGTTTCGTAATTCATTTCACTGGCTTTTTTCTTGCCGCGCAGTACCTGTGCGGCCATCTTTCCTGTCTGCCTGCCCAGTTCGATATAGTCCAGCCCCATGGCAGCCAGGCATCCAATCTTCACCTGCTCAATCTCACTGCCGAATACAGGGATATTCTTGGCGGCAGCCTTATCCAGGATAACGGGAAGGGAGGCAACTACCGTATTGTCGGTCAGGTTGGTGATGCAGTCCACCTTGTTTATAAGGGTGTCGGCAGCCAGGGCGATATCAGCGGAAGAGGAGATGCCTGTGTCCACGATTTCAAAACCATACTGGGGAGCCAGCTCCTTGTACTCGGCAATGGCGGATTCAGAATTCACTTCGCTGGTGGTGTACATGATGCCGATATTTTTTGCTTCCGGAAGAACCTCACGGATCATCTTGAGCTGAGCCTCCACGGGAAGTTTATCGCTGGTGCCCGTAACCTCGCCTACCGGAGTGCCGTCCGCATTGGCCAGCTCTGCGGCTACGGGGTCGGTTACAGCAGTGAAAATAACAGGAATGTCTGACTTCTTAGCCACGCCGTACTCTGCCTGCGCCATGGGAGTTGCGATGCCGCACATCAGGTCCACGCCCTTTCCGATGAAATTGGTTGCAATCTGGCTGGCCGTACCGCCGTCAGCCTGGGAATTATCATAAAGCACGGTCAGGTTCACGCCCTCCTCGATGCCTTCCTCTGCCAGGCCGGCCATGAAGCCTTCGCGGCAGTTGTCCAGAGAACCATGCTCTGCAAACTGTCCCACTCCGATGGTGTAGGAAGCGCTGTCAGCAGAAGATTCTGCCGTGGACTCACCGGTCTTGTCAGCGGATGAACCGTCGGCTGAGGATGTATCAGCGGACGAGGCTTCAGCGGACTGGGCTGCGGTGGTGTTCTGGGCAGTGGAGACGCAGCCTGATAAGAGGGATGCGCTTAAAGCCGCGGTTAATAGCATTGCAATTGTTTTTTTCATAATCTTGTTTCCTCCTGTTTTTAAACTATATTTGGATGATAAAAAATGTCGTTGGATAAGGGACTTTCTGACGGGGTGCTGTTTGAATAAAGCCGGAATAAAAAAGTCCCAATCATAGCTTATGCTACGATTGAGACGAATGAAATCCGCGGTGCCACTCAAATTGACTAAAAAGTCCACTTTACACATACCAACATATGCGCCGCATGTATAACGGTTGCGGAATCCGTCGGTCCCTACAGATGATACAATCCTTCAAGACCGCCCTCAAAAGTCCATTCAGCTGCCAGCCCTATACCGCAATCCCACCGCCTGCGGCTCTCTGTGTTAAAGCTTTGATAGCTTACTCCTCTTTCTCTACGGTTTATTTTATTAATCCGTATCTTAATACAATAAAATGAATTTGTCAAGAGTGTTTTGAAAATTCATATAAAGTCATGTAATGTCGCACAAAAGTGTAAAAGAACTTTTATTGGTTGATGAAATGTGGTAGACTGTAGGTGTGGAAAGGAACATTTTGGGTTCCAAACAAAGGTGTTTACAATAAAACGTGTTCGCAACAAGGAGGAAAGTTCTATGAGCCGGTTACTTGTGGTGGTGGATATGCAGAAGGATTTTGTGGATGGAGCTTTGGGCAGTCCTGAGGCCCAGGCCATTGTCCCTCATGTGCTGGATAAGATAAAGGCGTACCAGGATGCAGGAGACGAGGTGGTATTTACCCTGGACACCCATTTTGACGATTATATGGATACCATGGAAGGGAGAAAGCTTCCGGTGGTCCATTGCGTCAAGGGAACGCCGGGCTGGGAACTGATACCGGAGCTCAGGGGAATTTCAGGGACCCGTTTTGAGAAGCATACCTTTGGAAGCAGGGAACTGGCGGATTACGCAGCCGGGGGACAGTATGATTTTGTGGAGCTGGTGGGCCTGTGCACGGATATCTGCGTTATATCCAACGCCATGCTGCTCAAGGCAGCGGTTCCTGATACATCCATACAGGTGGATGGGGCCTGCTGCGCGGGGGTAACGCCTCAAAGCCATCACAATGCCCTCAGCGCCATGGGGATGTGCCACATAGACATTGTATAGACGTGAAAGCGACCACGGCCCTGTCATGGGCACGGCTGTGGATTAGGAATAAGGGGGATACTCAATATGAATGACAAGCATTTTGTAATTACCATTGAACGCCAGTACGGAAGCGGCGGCCGCCTGACAGGCAAACGCCTGGCCGAGGAGCTGGGCATTCATTTCTACGATGAAGAGATACTTAAGATGACCTCTGAGACCAGCGCCATAGGGGAGCAGTACTTCAGGCTGGCTGATGAAAGGGCAGGAAACAATCTGCTGTACCGTATAGTGACCAGCATGAAGCCGGAGCTGACAGAACCGGATAAGGACGGCCCAAACATTACTTCGCCGGAGAACCTGTTCCGTTTCCAGTCATCGGTCATCCGCGGGCTGGCAGCCTCTGAGACATGTATTATCGTAGGCCGCTGCGGCAACTATGTGCTTCAGGACCAGATGGATAATCTGGTGCGCGTCTTTGTGTATGCGGATACGGTCACCAGAATCCGCAGGGTCATGGACGTGGATAAGGTGGATGAGGCGGAAGCTCTCCGCAGGATGAGACGGATTGATAAGGAGAGGACGGAGTATCACCGCTACTTTACCGGCAGGGAGTGGATGGATATGGAAAATTATGATCTTCCCATCAATGCCAGCCGGATTGATTATGACCAGATGATTCAACTGATAAAAGACTATCTGAAGCTCAAAGGATTCCTGTAGAAGAGAGGGCCGGGGCTCAGGAGATGACAGAGGTGTATTGAGATGAGCGGTATATTTGCGGGAATCATGATTCCCTTTATCGGGACCACGGCAGGGGCAGCCTGTGTGTTCTTTCTGAAAGACGCATTGAAGCCCAGCGTCCAGAAGGCATTTCTGGGATTTGCGTCAGGTGTAATGGTAGCGGCTTCTGTCTGGTCCCTTTTGATTCCGTCCATGGACATGAGCGGGCACATGGGCAAGCTGGCATTCATCCCTGCTTCCGTGGGTTTTATTTTGGGAATTGGTTTCCTGCTTCTGTTGGATGAGATAATACCTCATCTGCACATTGATACAGAGCAGCCGGAAGGACCGAAGAGCAGCTGGAAAAAGAGTACCATGCTGGTGCTGGCGGTGACCCTTCACAACATACCGGAGGGAATGGCAGTGGGCGTTGCGTTTGCAGGGCTTCTGTCACAGAACGGGACGATCACCCTGGCGGGCGCGCTGGCCCTGTCCGTGGGTATTGCCATACAGAATTTCCCGGAGGGAGCCATCATATCCCTGCCTCTTAAGGAAGCGGCCGGGAAGGGGAAGGCGTTTATTTACGGCACGCTTTCAGGCGTGGTGGAGCCCATAGGCGCTGTCCTTATGCTGGTGCTGGCTGAGTTTTTAGGCCCGGTTCTTCCATACTTCCTGTCCTTTGCGGCAGGCGCCATGATTTACGTGGTAGTGGAGGAACTGATTCCGGAGTCAGGCGAAGGAGAGCATTCCAATGTGGCAACCATTGGATTTGCCGTTGGGTTTGTGGTGATGATGATACTGGATGTAGCGCTGGGGTAGGTTTTGAAAAAAGGTTAAAGATTTATTTCTTTTGCCTTTTTTCTATTTGCAGGTAACACAGAAAAGGCAGATTTGCATCTGCCTTCAAGAATTCTATTCTTTTTATCTACCATTTCTAATATAGAGAGCCTGGTTCTTGCCATCTTAACTTAATGACATTGGGTCTTGACACGGGTTTCCTTTTTTGCTAAAGTGAATTTACTTCTGCTGGATAATTCAGGTATTCCGGCAATCTGCTGCATCCTAAGATACAGTTTAGGAATCTTATTCCGTCCGGCCCTTTCGGCTGCTGAAATCACATCAAACTCATATTTGGAATCACACAGAAAAGACACAGGGAATACACAGGAAGGACAGGTGATGCCCATAAGAACAAGCCAATGGCGACGATCCGGCAGCGAAACCAGTGAGGCCGGAAACAGAGATACATATTGAATCGGCCTCGAAAAATGATTATAATAAAAAGAAAGAGGGAGGAGTGGAATTGTTGAATAATCAAGATTTATTGTTGGCTATATCCGGTATGATGGATGATAAGCTGGAGAAAAAACTGGAACAGAAACTGATACAGTCAGAGCAGAGGCTGGAGATAAAGCTAAAACTGGCGATGGAGCAAACGCTGGAAGAAAAGTTAGAGGAAAAGCTGGAACAAAAGCTGGATAGGAAACTGGATGAAAAGCTGGAGGAAAAGCTGGAGGAAAAGCTGGAGGAAAAGCTGGAGGAAAAGCTGGAGGAAAAGCTGGAGGAAAAGCTGGAGGAAAAGCTGGAGGAAAAGCTGGATAGGAAACTGGATGAAAAGCTGGAGGAAAAGCTGGATAGGAAACTGGATGAAAAGCTGGAGGAAAAGCTGGAACAGAAACTGGAGGAAAAGCTGGAGCAGAAGCTGGAACAGAAACTGGAGGAAAAGCTGGAACAGAAGCTGGAACAGAAACTGGATGAAAAACTGGAACAGAAGCTGGACGAAAAACTGGAACAAAAGCTGGATGAAAAACTGGAGCGGAAGCTGGATGAAAAACTGGCTCCAATCCGTGCTGACATCACCATCCTGAAGGAACAGGTCCTCTCGCTGACAGACAGGATGGGCCGTGTAGAGGCGGACATCGAAGATATCAGGAAGCAGCAGGAACGGACATCCAAAATCATTGAAAACCAGCTGATACCCAATATCCAGCTTCTGGCTGAGAACTATGTACCTGCCGCCAGGCGGTATCAGGAGTCAGAGCAGAAGCAAACTGCCATGGAGAACGATATCAAGCTCCTTAAAATCGTGGTGGCGGACCACAGCGCAAAGCTCTGTGAATTGGCAAAATGACAGGAGTCAGCGGACAGCGCGCAGTACCGTATCATCAAAACAAAACCGCATCCATCCCCAGAATGAGCCGGAGCGGATGCGGTTTCAGCTTAACCCTGCGCCAGCCTCTTTAAATCGCTGTAAAAGCCGGGATAGGATATATTGACACAGTCAGCGTCCTTTATCTCTGTGATGCCATCCGCACACAGCGCAGTGACAGCAAATGTCATGGCAATACGGTGGTCTTTGCGGCTGTCGATGACAGCTCCGTGGAGAGGAGCGCCGCCCCGGATAATCATTCCATCCTCTGTCTCGGTCACGTCAGCGCCCATGGCAGTCAGTCCCTGGACCATGACCGCAATCCGGTTGGACTCTTTTACCTTTAACTCTCCGGCATCCCGGATTATGGTCTCACCCTCTGCTAGACAGGCCATGGATGCGATGACAGGAAGCTCGTCAATCAGGGTAGGTATGACGGCGCCGCCTATGACGGTTCCATGAAGGCTGCCGTGGCGTACAAGGATATCGGCTGTTTGCTCTCCTGTTCCTCCGCTTACATTCAGCAGTTCAATGTGCGCTCCCATATCACGGCATACACGCAGGATACCGTCCCTGGTAGGGTTGATGCCCACATTGCGTATCAGAACTTCCGAGCCGGGCACCATAAGGCCTCCGGCGATGAAATAGGCGGCAGAAGAAATATCTCCCGGAACCATGACCTGATTGCCATGGAGTTCACTGGCAGGCTTTATGACTGCCGTGGTTCCTTCGGTGGATACCTGGGCGCCAAAGAGCCGCAGCATCAGCTCAGAATGATTTCTGGACACATACGGTTCGGTTATGCTGGTGGGGCTGTCTGCATATAAACCAGCCAGCATAATGGCGGATTTCACCTGGGCGGAAGCTACCCTGGAGTCATAGTGGATGCCGTGGACCGGGCCTCCCTTGATGAACAGGGGAGCACAGCCATTGCCTTTTATGCTGGTAATATGGGCGCCCATCATGGTAAGGGGGTCCATAATACGCTTCATGGGCCGCTTACAGATGGATTCGTCACCTGTGAGAGTTACGTCAAATTCCTGGGCGCAGAGGATTCCGGATATGAGACGTGTGGTAGTGCCGCTGTTTCCGCAGTCCAGGATTTCCCGGGGTGCTTTCAGTCCGTGCAGTCCGCGGCCGTGGACCAGCACCTGTCCGCCCTTATTTTCTATATCAATGCCCATCTTCTCAAAACATGCAATGGTAGACAGGCAGTCCGCTCCCTGGAGGAAATTGTGTATCTCCGTAAGCCCTTCTGCAATGGAGCCGAACATGACGGCCCGGTGGGAGATGGATTTATCTCCGGGGACCCTGATTTCTCCCTTTAAATGGGATGCTCTTTTCAATTCCATAATCTGTTACCTGACCTTTCTCTCCGGATTACATGCTAAACATCTCGTATTTGTATTTGTCCAGCCTCTGCCATGCGGCTTCCATGGAAGCCTCGTCATAGAAGGCGATTTTCAGTGCCCCCTCACCACGTTCGCGGTTGTTGTTGATACCGATATTCTTAATGCTGATGCCTTTGGCGGCCAGGATGACGGATATGGTGGAAATGGCGCCCACCTCATCGTTTACATCCACGGTGAACTCATAGGACGGTTCCACGGATCCCTTGGCCTTGTCTGTAATGGAATTGCGGTAATCACGGGAGGTCTCAAACAGCCTGTAGATATCCTGTCCCTTATGTTCTCTGATTTCCTCCAGCACCTTGTTTAAAGATGCGATGTATGCTTCCAGTATGTCCGATATTGGCTCCACATTGGTCATGCATATCTGTTCCCACATCTCAGGGGAGGAAGAGGCAATTCGGGTGATATCCTTAAAACCGCCTGCTGCCACCTGCTTCATGGTGCCGTCTGCTGTGTCGTGGTCCTTAATCAGATTCACAAGGCTGGAAGCCACCAGATGGGGGAGATGGCTGATGGCAGCCACCACCTTGTCGTGTTCCCTGTAATCCAGAACAAGGGGAATGGCGCCGATGGCTTTTGCCACCGCCATGATGCGTTCTGCATTGGGGCTTAAAGCCTGCGGGTGGGAACTGTTCTTTCCCTCAGGAGGAGTGACGATGTAGTAGGCATTTTCCAGGAGATGGTCCGTAGAGTTCTCATAGCCGGTCTTTTCCGAGCCAGCCATGGGATGGCCGCCCACAAAGCAGTATTCCAGGCCCTGGCGTCTGATTTCCTCATGGATGCCGCATTTTGTGCTTCCCACGTCTGTAATCAGGGCGCCCTGCTTCAGGTAGGGCCGTATGGCGGAGAGATAGCCCGCGTTGTATTCCACCGGGGTGCAGAGGAATATAAGGTCGCATTCACGCAGGTTCTCATCAATTCCATCCAGAATCACATCCACGATTCCTTCCTGCCGGGCCTGCTCCAGACGGGAGCGGGAACGCATGTAAGCCATGATGCGGATATCCGGCCGTGTTTTTCTGATAGCCCGGGCAATGGAGCCGCCTATAAGCCCCAGTCCGATGAATGCGATGGTGGAATCGGTCATGGTTATTTTTTCCATATTGGTATCTCCTCCTGTAAATGCGGGAACCGGATGCGCCGTATTTAAGATATTAAAAGCGGATGCCGTAACGGCCGGGGACGCGCATCGGGCATATGTAAAAGCACTCCCTGAAGTGAGAGTGCCGTAAAGTTCTGTTACTGTGCCTTAAAGGTCCGGCCTGACAGCTCTGCGTAAGGAGCCAGGTCCTTCATCAGCTGCTCAAAGGCATCAAAGGTCAGAGACTGGGGACCATCGGACAGTGCCTTGGCAGGACAGGGGTGGACTTCAATCATAAGGCCGTCCGCTCCGACTGCAATGGCTGCCTTTGCCAGGGGTTCCACATAGGCTCTGACACCTGTGGCGTGGCTGGGATCCACGATGATGGGAAGGTGGCTCTTCTGGCGGATGACCGGAACAGCGCTGATATCCAGGGTGTTCCTGGTGGAAGTTTCGTATGTGCGGATGCCGCGCTCACACAGCACAATATTGGGGTTGCCCTCGGAAATGATGTACTCGGCAGCATTGAGCCATTCGTCAATGGTAGCACACAAGCCGCGTTTTAACAATACGGGAGTGCCGGATTTGCCAGCCTCCTTTAACAGTTCAAAGTTCTGCATGTTTCTGGCGCCAATCTGCAGCATGTCAACATACTTCACAGCGGACTCAATGGCATGGGCGCTGGTGACTTCGCAGATTACATTGAGGCCCGTGGCTTCTCTGGCAGCCTTCATGTATTTAAGCCCCTCCTCCTCTAGCCCCTGGAAGGAGTAGGGGGATGTGCGGGGTTTGTAGGCACCGCCGCGCAGGAAGGTGGCTCCCGCCTTTTTCACCGCGTAAGCGGTCTCCAAAAGCTGGTCCAGGGATTCAATGGCGCAGGGACCGG is a window of Enterocloster clostridioformis DNA encoding:
- a CDS encoding ABC transporter substrate-binding protein, encoding MKKTIAMLLTAALSASLLSGCVSTAQNTTAAQSAEASSADTSSADGSSADKTGESTAESSADSASYTIGVGQFAEHGSLDNCREGFMAGLAEEGIEEGVNLTVLYDNSQADGGTASQIATNFIGKGVDLMCGIATPMAQAEYGVAKKSDIPVIFTAVTDPVAAELANADGTPVGEVTGTSDKLPVEAQLKMIREVLPEAKNIGIMYTTSEVNSESAIAEYKELAPQYGFEIVDTGISSSADIALAADTLINKVDCITNLTDNTVVASLPVILDKAAAKNIPVFGSEIEQVKIGCLAAMGLDYIELGRQTGKMAAQVLRGKKKASEMNYETIKEAAFYGNTRVAGNLGITLPEDLTKNATELFTEIAQ
- a CDS encoding cysteine hydrolase family protein; translation: MSRLLVVVDMQKDFVDGALGSPEAQAIVPHVLDKIKAYQDAGDEVVFTLDTHFDDYMDTMEGRKLPVVHCVKGTPGWELIPELRGISGTRFEKHTFGSRELADYAAGGQYDFVELVGLCTDICVISNAMLLKAAVPDTSIQVDGACCAGVTPQSHHNALSAMGMCHIDIV
- a CDS encoding AAA family ATPase, which encodes MNDKHFVITIERQYGSGGRLTGKRLAEELGIHFYDEEILKMTSETSAIGEQYFRLADERAGNNLLYRIVTSMKPELTEPDKDGPNITSPENLFRFQSSVIRGLAASETCIIVGRCGNYVLQDQMDNLVRVFVYADTVTRIRRVMDVDKVDEAEALRRMRRIDKERTEYHRYFTGREWMDMENYDLPINASRIDYDQMIQLIKDYLKLKGFL
- a CDS encoding ZIP family metal transporter, with product MSGIFAGIMIPFIGTTAGAACVFFLKDALKPSVQKAFLGFASGVMVAASVWSLLIPSMDMSGHMGKLAFIPASVGFILGIGFLLLLDEIIPHLHIDTEQPEGPKSSWKKSTMLVLAVTLHNIPEGMAVGVAFAGLLSQNGTITLAGALALSVGIAIQNFPEGAIISLPLKEAAGKGKAFIYGTLSGVVEPIGAVLMLVLAEFLGPVLPYFLSFAAGAMIYVVVEELIPESGEGEHSNVATIGFAVGFVVMMILDVALG
- the aroA gene encoding 3-phosphoshikimate 1-carboxyvinyltransferase; the encoded protein is MELKRASHLKGEIRVPGDKSISHRAVMFGSIAEGLTEIHNFLQGADCLSTIACFEKMGIDIENKGGQVLVHGRGLHGLKAPREILDCGNSGTTTRLISGILCAQEFDVTLTGDESICKRPMKRIMDPLTMMGAHITSIKGNGCAPLFIKGGPVHGIHYDSRVASAQVKSAIMLAGLYADSPTSITEPYVSRNHSELMLRLFGAQVSTEGTTAVIKPASELHGNQVMVPGDISSAAYFIAGGLMVPGSEVLIRNVGINPTRDGILRVCRDMGAHIELLNVSGGTGEQTADILVRHGSLHGTVIGGAVIPTLIDELPVIASMACLAEGETIIRDAGELKVKESNRIAVMVQGLTAMGADVTETEDGMIIRGGAPLHGAVIDSRKDHRIAMTFAVTALCADGITEIKDADCVNISYPGFYSDLKRLAQG
- a CDS encoding prephenate dehydrogenase — protein: MEKITMTDSTIAFIGLGLIGGSIARAIRKTRPDIRIMAYMRSRSRLEQARQEGIVDVILDGIDENLRECDLIFLCTPVEYNAGYLSAIRPYLKQGALITDVGSTKCGIHEEIRRQGLEYCFVGGHPMAGSEKTGYENSTDHLLENAYYIVTPPEGKNSSHPQALSPNAERIMAVAKAIGAIPLVLDYREHDKVVAAISHLPHLVASSLVNLIKDHDTADGTMKQVAAGGFKDITRIASSSPEMWEQICMTNVEPISDILEAYIASLNKVLEEIREHKGQDIYRLFETSRDYRNSITDKAKGSVEPSYEFTVDVNDEVGAISTISVILAAKGISIKNIGINNNRERGEGALKIAFYDEASMEAAWQRLDKYKYEMFSM
- the aroF gene encoding 3-deoxy-7-phosphoheptulonate synthase, producing MIIIMKPNASDEAVKKVTNLIESKGLTAHLSKGSQVTIVGVVGDKTKLLDTNIEISEGVDKVVAVTESYKLVNKKFHPEDSVIPVGNTHIGPGTMTVMAGPCAIESLDQLLETAYAVKKAGATFLRGGAYKPRTSPYSFQGLEEEGLKYMKAAREATGLNVICEVTSAHAIESAVKYVDMLQIGARNMQNFELLKEAGKSGTPVLLKRGLCATIDEWLNAAEYIISEGNPNIVLCERGIRTYETSTRNTLDISAVPVIRQKSHLPIIVDPSHATGVRAYVEPLAKAAIAVGADGLMIEVHPCPAKALSDGPQSLTFDAFEQLMKDLAPYAELSGRTFKAQ